The window ATAGGGATATCCAGGCTTGTAGCGGCAATTATTGAAGTTTTTCATGATGATGTGGGCATAAGATGGCCAGAATCTATAGCACCTTTCAGAGTGGGGATAGTAAACTTGCTGGCTACAAATGGGGATTGCAAAACAACCGCGGAGACCATATACACGGCCCTTGCTGATAGCTCGTTGTACGATGATAGCGCCGACAGCCCCGGAGTGAAGCTTGCAAGAATGGACTTACTGGGAATGCCTTGGCAGGTTATTATTGGCAATTCTTTCGTAAAGGACAAAGTGGTGGAATTGAAAAATCGCGCTAGCGGAGTAACGGAAAAGTGCACCGTTGGTTCTTTGATTGCAAGGATGCACGCGTGATAGTCGGTATCGGAGTAGACTTAGTATCTGTCAGAAGAATGCAGCTGCTGCTGGAAAGGTTTGGCAACAGATTCACCGCTAGGGCATTTTCCGAGGTCGAAATACGTGATTCCCTGCAGTACAAAAATGCACACGCCGTGGCCAGGCACTTCGCTAAAAGATTTGCAGCGAAAGAAGCATACGTAAAAGCAGTTGGGCTTGGGTTCGGACGTGGAATAGAAATGCGGAGCGTATCGGTATTCAATGACGCCCTGGGAAAGCCACGCATCGCTGTAAGTGGCAGCGCTGAACACAATATAGAGCTTTCGTTGAGCGACGATGGCGAGTATGCTGTGGCCTTTGTTGTTTTGCACGTATAAAGCCAGGAATTGTTGACTACGCGCCAGGGGTGAC of the Anaplasma centrale str. Israel genome contains:
- a CDS encoding holo-[acyl-carrier-protein] synthase, translated to MIVGIGVDLVSVRRMQLLLERFGNRFTARAFSEVEIRDSLQYKNAHAVARHFAKRFAAKEAYVKAVGLGFGRGIEMRSVSVFNDALGKPRIAVSGSAEHNIELSLSDDGEYAVAFVVLHV